The Metabacillus schmidteae genome has a segment encoding these proteins:
- the argF gene encoding ornithine carbamoyltransferase — MQVKNKTAVEKRDFLTLLDYSKEEILALIDEAFKLEENPLQPVLQGKTLAMIFEKSSTRTRVSFETGMLQLGGHALFLSSQDLQLGRGEPVSDTAKVLSGYVDAIMIRTFGHDKIEELAKHASIPVINGLTDLFHPCQALADLKTIYRLKETFEGVKTAYLGDGNNVAHSLMIAAAKVGMDFSLGCPKGYEPDADIVAKAQKLAEETGATITITHDPIEAVKDADIIYTDVWASMGQESEQQERLVAFKEFQVNDQLVQHAKADYHFLHCLPAHREEEVTSSIIDGEHSAVFEQAENRLHVQKALLKKLLS, encoded by the coding sequence ATACAAGTCAAAAATAAAACAGCAGTCGAAAAACGTGATTTTTTAACCCTTCTTGATTATAGTAAGGAGGAAATTCTTGCTTTAATCGATGAAGCATTTAAATTAGAAGAAAACCCGCTTCAGCCTGTCCTGCAAGGAAAAACTCTTGCGATGATTTTTGAAAAATCATCTACAAGAACTCGGGTATCATTTGAAACAGGAATGCTTCAATTAGGCGGGCATGCTCTATTTTTAAGTAGTCAGGATCTTCAGTTAGGAAGAGGAGAACCTGTTTCTGATACTGCTAAAGTATTGTCCGGCTATGTTGATGCAATTATGATCCGTACTTTTGGTCATGATAAAATTGAGGAATTGGCCAAGCATGCCAGTATCCCTGTTATAAATGGATTAACAGATCTTTTTCACCCTTGTCAGGCACTTGCAGACTTAAAGACCATTTACCGTCTTAAAGAAACGTTTGAAGGTGTTAAAACTGCATATTTAGGTGATGGAAACAATGTTGCTCATTCCTTAATGATTGCTGCAGCCAAAGTAGGAATGGACTTTTCATTAGGGTGTCCAAAAGGCTATGAACCTGATGCAGATATTGTGGCGAAAGCTCAAAAGCTTGCAGAAGAAACAGGTGCAACGATTACAATTACGCATGATCCAATTGAGGCTGTTAAGGATGCTGATATCATTTACACAGATGTATGGGCAAGCATGGGTCAAGAAAGTGAGCAACAAGAACGCTTGGTTGCATTTAAAGAATTCCAAGTAAATGATCAACTTGTTCAGCATGCAAAAGCTGATTATCACTTCTTACATTGCTTACCTGCACACCGTGAGGAAGAAGTAACATCCTCAATCATTGACGGTGAACACTCAGCTGTATTTGAACAAGCTGAAAACAGACTTCATGTCCAAAAAGCATTACTAAAGAAATTACTTTCATAA
- the argJ gene encoding bifunctional ornithine acetyltransferase/N-acetylglutamate synthase has product MLQAKETSAITKIENGSIVTPKGFSSDGVHAGLRYSRNDLGVIYSEVPANCAAVYTQSHFQAAPLKVTQESIAEEKLLQAIIVNSANANACTGEQGLKDAYEMREKTAGLFNIKPNYVAVASTGVIGEFLKMDKIRAGIEQLKPKAEPEAAEAFQTAILTTDLVMKTSCYSVEIDGKTVTIGGAAKGSGMIHPNMATMLSFVTTDAKIDSASLQALLSKTTDKTYNQITVDGDTSTNDMVLVMANGQAENELLNEDHPEWNEFKAAFHKVSEELAKQIAKDGEGATKLIEVEVTGAKTKQEANVVAKKIVGSSLVKTAVYGADANWGRIICAVGYSEAQVEPEKIDIYLGDICLFTDNRPQSFSEEVATEYLKQDQVKITVHLGVGEENGKAWGCDLTYDYVKINASYRT; this is encoded by the coding sequence GTGCTACAAGCAAAAGAAACATCTGCTATTACGAAAATTGAAAATGGATCTATTGTAACACCCAAAGGATTCTCAAGCGACGGTGTTCATGCCGGACTCAGGTATTCAAGAAATGACTTAGGTGTTATTTACAGTGAGGTACCAGCAAATTGTGCAGCAGTTTATACTCAAAGTCATTTCCAAGCAGCTCCACTAAAAGTAACGCAGGAAAGCATTGCTGAAGAAAAATTGCTGCAGGCGATTATTGTAAATAGTGCGAATGCTAATGCATGTACAGGAGAACAAGGGTTAAAAGATGCCTATGAGATGAGAGAAAAAACGGCGGGTTTATTTAACATTAAACCCAATTATGTAGCAGTTGCATCAACTGGTGTAATTGGAGAGTTTTTAAAAATGGATAAAATCCGTGCTGGAATTGAGCAATTAAAACCTAAAGCTGAACCTGAAGCTGCTGAAGCCTTCCAAACAGCTATTTTAACAACAGATTTAGTAATGAAAACGTCGTGCTATTCAGTTGAAATTGATGGCAAAACGGTTACCATCGGTGGGGCGGCTAAAGGTTCAGGGATGATACATCCAAACATGGCAACGATGCTTTCTTTTGTGACAACAGATGCAAAGATTGATTCTGCATCACTTCAAGCACTATTAAGCAAAACAACAGATAAAACATATAATCAAATCACAGTCGATGGTGATACATCAACAAATGATATGGTATTGGTTATGGCGAATGGGCAAGCTGAAAATGAGCTGTTAAATGAGGATCATCCAGAGTGGAATGAGTTTAAAGCAGCGTTTCATAAAGTAAGTGAAGAGTTAGCAAAACAAATTGCTAAAGATGGTGAAGGGGCAACTAAGCTAATTGAGGTAGAAGTAACAGGAGCAAAAACAAAGCAGGAAGCGAATGTGGTTGCCAAGAAGATTGTCGGATCCAGCCTTGTCAAAACAGCTGTATACGGTGCGGATGCAAACTGGGGAAGAATCATCTGTGCAGTAGGATATAGTGAAGCACAGGTTGAGCCGGAGAAAATCGATATTTACTTAGGAGATATTTGTTTGTTTACAGATAATCGTCCTCAATCATTTTCAGAGGAAGTTGCCACAGAATACTTAAAGCAGGATCAAGTCAAGATTACAGTTCATCTTGGTGTTGGTGAAGAAAACGGGAAAGCCTGGGGCTGTGATTTAACATATGATTACGTAAAGATAAACGCAAGCTATAGAACGTAA
- a CDS encoding carbamoyl phosphate synthase small subunit: protein MKGYLHLEDGSVYTGVLEHGSSENINGEIVFFTGMTGYQEVLTDPSYKNQIVVFTYPLIGNYGVNISDDESKRPQVKAVVIYEGTSQYSHFEAQYSFKEYLEKWNIPIIHHIDTRAVVKKIRHHGSMAATITTKSTLAEQPCAIFEDGVFEVVSDKLETYGNGEKHIALIDFGYKKSILTSLLNRGCKVTTVPFKMIDKVADLKPDGVLLSNGPGDPEQLSSYFTQIKEVVSAYPTLGICLGHQLIALSLGAKTTKLLFGHRGANQPVLDTKTNKAFMTSQNHSYVVIKESLHDTDLSIRFYHINDDSIEGLTHKSLPILTAQFHPEAHPGPSDSEWIFDEFLEIVAVAKGDILYV, encoded by the coding sequence ATGAAAGGATATCTCCATTTAGAGGATGGTTCAGTTTATACAGGAGTACTTGAGCACGGGTCTTCCGAGAATATAAACGGAGAAATTGTATTTTTCACAGGAATGACAGGATATCAGGAAGTTCTGACAGATCCTTCTTATAAAAATCAAATTGTTGTATTTACGTATCCGCTGATCGGGAATTACGGAGTAAATATAAGTGATGATGAAAGTAAACGACCACAAGTCAAAGCCGTTGTTATTTATGAAGGTACATCACAATATTCTCATTTTGAAGCACAGTATAGTTTTAAAGAGTATTTGGAAAAGTGGAATATTCCAATTATTCATCATATCGATACTCGTGCAGTGGTGAAAAAAATCCGTCATCATGGATCAATGGCAGCTACGATTACAACAAAATCTACTTTAGCTGAGCAACCATGTGCCATTTTTGAAGATGGAGTCTTTGAAGTTGTGTCAGATAAGCTTGAAACATACGGAAATGGTGAAAAGCATATTGCTTTAATAGATTTTGGATATAAGAAATCAATTCTCACATCCTTATTAAATAGAGGCTGTAAAGTCACGACAGTACCATTTAAAATGATCGATAAAGTAGCTGATTTAAAGCCTGATGGTGTCTTATTATCAAATGGACCTGGAGATCCAGAGCAATTATCAAGTTACTTTACTCAAATAAAAGAAGTTGTGTCTGCTTATCCAACATTGGGGATTTGTCTAGGTCATCAATTAATTGCTTTATCTCTTGGTGCTAAAACGACAAAACTGTTATTTGGACATAGAGGAGCAAACCAGCCTGTTCTTGATACAAAGACAAACAAAGCGTTCATGACCTCTCAAAACCATAGTTATGTTGTCATAAAAGAAAGTCTACATGATACAGACTTATCTATACGTTTTTATCATATCAATGATGATTCCATTGAAGGATTAACTCACAAAAGTTTACCAATTTTAACAGCACAATTTCATCCGGAGGCACATCCAGGACCTTCAGATAGTGAATGGATCTTCGATGAATTTTTAGAGATAGTCGCAGTTGCTAAAGGAGATATACTTTATGTCTAA
- a CDS encoding NAD(P)-dependent oxidoreductase: MRVMVFGAQSHIGFALCERFLEEGKEVCAIFLDCSSKRKKLLLEERLMLIGRNALFQEFSLEDEWRNEAVTHVIYCKEESHDQDQICFKKSVEEAFETKSHYFYVSPATIQREGEYQHLQSTLTSYSIFKLPRLFGPFQPPEEQIHQHLHSFLSDQKKSLIINEPLVFITDAAETIVEIIGKGEYEKVYSFLSELKDEKIESVSVELKMNATEKAQDESIRLSLLTKTPIEEGLLKQLSCITAFKGIYELDS; this comes from the coding sequence ATGAGAGTGATGGTGTTTGGAGCACAGTCACATATTGGGTTTGCACTTTGTGAAAGGTTTCTTGAGGAAGGAAAAGAGGTATGCGCAATCTTTCTAGATTGTTCCTCAAAAAGGAAAAAGCTTCTTCTAGAAGAAAGATTGATGTTAATTGGTAGAAATGCTTTATTTCAAGAATTTTCACTGGAAGATGAGTGGAGAAACGAAGCTGTTACCCATGTGATTTATTGTAAAGAAGAATCTCATGATCAAGATCAGATTTGTTTTAAGAAATCAGTTGAGGAAGCATTTGAAACGAAAAGTCATTATTTTTATGTAAGCCCTGCAACTATACAGAGAGAAGGAGAGTATCAGCACCTTCAATCAACCTTGACCTCCTATTCAATCTTTAAATTGCCAAGGCTTTTTGGACCGTTTCAACCACCAGAAGAACAAATTCATCAACATTTACATTCTTTTTTATCAGATCAGAAAAAGTCTCTTATCATTAATGAGCCACTTGTATTTATTACAGATGCTGCAGAAACGATTGTTGAGATAATAGGGAAAGGTGAGTATGAAAAAGTGTATTCGTTTCTAAGTGAACTGAAGGACGAAAAGATTGAATCAGTTTCAGTTGAGTTAAAAATGAATGCAACAGAAAAAGCTCAAGACGAGTCGATTCGACTTTCTCTCTTAACAAAGACACCTATTGAAGAGGGATTATTAAAACAGCTTTCCTGTATAACAGCTTTTAAAGGGATCTATGAACTTGATAGTTAG
- a CDS encoding acetylornithine transaminase — protein MSYLFPTYARWDVTIKEAKGSWVTDVNENKYLDFISGIAVCNLGHANEEVTKAVQEQLTKYWHMSNLFHQPIQEEVAKLLVEASDGDAVFFCNSGAEANEAAIKLARKHTGKTKIVTFLQSFHGRTFATMSATGQEKIQQGFGPMLETFQYLPYNDLAALDKLESDVAAIMLEVVQGEGGVVPAEKEFIQKVSETCEKIGALLIIDEVQTGVGRTGKPFGYQYYGIKPDIITSAKGLGSGLPVGAMIGQKSLIETFQAGSHGSTFGGNPIAMAAAKVTLDKIFDEKFLIEVEEKSNYLVGKLNSLVGKHPLVNDVRGKGLLVGIECKEQVSEIINQLRENKLLVLPAGSNVIRLLPPLTVSYEEIDIAVKTLEDVFSTVDYPVEAH, from the coding sequence ATGAGTTATTTATTTCCAACATATGCACGCTGGGACGTAACAATTAAAGAGGCAAAGGGTTCATGGGTTACCGATGTAAATGAAAACAAATATTTAGACTTTATTTCAGGTATTGCTGTTTGTAACCTTGGCCATGCCAATGAAGAAGTGACAAAAGCTGTTCAAGAGCAGCTCACAAAATATTGGCATATGTCCAATTTATTTCACCAGCCGATTCAAGAGGAAGTTGCAAAGCTTCTAGTTGAAGCTAGTGACGGAGATGCAGTATTTTTCTGCAATAGTGGTGCAGAAGCGAACGAAGCAGCTATTAAGCTAGCTAGAAAACATACAGGTAAGACAAAGATTGTTACCTTTTTGCAATCATTTCATGGGAGAACATTTGCAACAATGTCTGCAACAGGGCAAGAGAAAATTCAACAAGGTTTTGGGCCTATGCTCGAAACGTTCCAGTACCTGCCTTACAATGATCTAGCAGCTTTAGATAAGCTAGAAAGTGATGTAGCTGCAATTATGCTTGAAGTTGTTCAAGGTGAAGGTGGCGTCGTTCCAGCTGAAAAAGAGTTCATTCAAAAAGTATCAGAAACGTGTGAGAAAATTGGTGCGTTACTAATTATCGATGAGGTTCAAACAGGAGTAGGCAGAACCGGAAAGCCGTTTGGTTATCAGTATTACGGAATTAAGCCTGACATTATTACATCTGCAAAAGGTCTTGGCAGTGGGTTACCGGTAGGGGCAATGATTGGTCAAAAATCACTCATTGAAACATTCCAGGCTGGAAGTCATGGATCTACTTTTGGAGGAAATCCGATTGCTATGGCTGCAGCAAAAGTTACATTAGACAAAATTTTTGATGAAAAATTCTTAATAGAAGTGGAAGAAAAAAGTAACTATTTAGTAGGAAAGTTGAATAGTTTAGTAGGAAAGCATCCACTTGTAAATGATGTTCGTGGGAAAGGCCTATTAGTCGGGATCGAATGTAAGGAACAAGTTTCGGAAATTATTAACCAACTAAGAGAGAATAAGCTACTTGTTCTACCAGCTGGTTCTAATGTTATTCGTCTACTACCACCATTAACGGTTTCTTATGAAGAAATAGATATAGCTGTAAAAACATTAGAAGATGTTTTCTCAACAGTGGACTATCCGGTAGAAGCTCATTAA
- a CDS encoding YjzD family protein: MRFFWTFFWGFLLIHMASYVVNNMTGGHYDFMTATVLSVIAIVVIFFIAAVIPNEPAAKHDHH; encoded by the coding sequence TTGCGTTTCTTTTGGACATTTTTTTGGGGCTTTTTATTAATTCATATGGCGTCATACGTAGTAAATAATATGACGGGTGGTCATTACGATTTTATGACTGCAACAGTTTTATCAGTGATTGCAATCGTTGTCATATTCTTCATTGCTGCAGTTATCCCTAATGAGCCTGCGGCTAAGCATGATCATCATTAA
- a CDS encoding YjzC family protein — MGQQHRFRVGQKAPNNGIYVEIGETGDNVKNPGQIKLKAGDRFPETANHNRQWTYKRKP; from the coding sequence ATGGGACAACAACATCGTTTTCGTGTAGGACAAAAAGCACCAAATAACGGAATTTATGTAGAAATAGGTGAAACAGGGGACAATGTAAAAAACCCTGGCCAAATTAAACTGAAGGCTGGAGATCGTTTCCCTGAAACAGCTAATCATAATCGCCAATGGACATATAAACGTAAGCCTTAA
- the argB gene encoding acetylglutamate kinase — MSKTVVLKCGGSTVHQLSESFFTSLQALISSNWRVMIVHGGGPDITNMLKALKIETEFYNGQRKTTEEVLEVAEMVLAGKINKHLTSLLNQKGLKSIGLSGTDDHLLLADFLDQENLGMVGKVTSVNTSAVELLMDNGYIPVVAPLANTDTHQTLNVNADLAAAAIADAVGAEKFLFVTDVPGILNKEKQVIETVTPSQIDELIKNEVITGGMIPKVESAVATLSDICQEVMIVSGQQAFIEKDAFIGTKIVSEKEVLSS, encoded by the coding sequence ATGTCAAAAACAGTTGTATTAAAATGTGGCGGAAGTACAGTTCATCAATTGTCAGAGTCCTTTTTTACTAGCTTACAAGCATTGATTTCCTCAAATTGGAGGGTGATGATCGTACACGGTGGCGGTCCAGATATCACAAACATGCTGAAGGCTTTAAAAATTGAGACAGAATTCTACAATGGTCAACGGAAAACAACAGAAGAAGTACTGGAAGTTGCTGAAATGGTGTTAGCGGGGAAAATTAATAAGCACCTTACAAGTCTATTAAACCAAAAGGGATTAAAATCGATTGGATTGTCTGGAACTGATGATCATCTGTTGCTAGCGGATTTCTTAGATCAAGAAAACCTAGGAATGGTTGGAAAAGTGACATCAGTTAACACATCGGCAGTAGAATTACTAATGGATAATGGCTATATTCCTGTTGTAGCGCCACTTGCAAACACTGATACACATCAAACCCTTAACGTGAATGCCGACTTAGCTGCTGCAGCTATTGCAGATGCGGTCGGAGCAGAAAAATTCTTATTTGTAACTGATGTACCCGGTATTTTAAACAAAGAAAAACAAGTCATTGAAACCGTAACACCGTCTCAAATTGATGAGCTAATAAAGAATGAAGTCATTACAGGCGGAATGATACCAAAGGTAGAATCAGCTGTTGCAACACTTTCTGATATTTGTCAAGAAGTGATGATTGTAAGTGGTCAGCAAGCATTTATTGAAAAAGATGCTTTTATTGGAACGAAAATTGTGAGTGAAAAGGAGGTCTTGTCATCATGA
- a CDS encoding carbamoyl phosphate synthase large subunit, whose protein sequence is MSKNQSIKKIVVIGSGPIVIGQAAEFDYAGTQGCLALKEEGYQVVLVNNNPATIMTDEEFSDVLYFEPLTVESLTKIIDKEKPDGLLASLGGQTGLNLAMELHEAGVLEKYGVQLLGTSIESIRKGEDRNEFRQLMYDLNEPIPESSIVTTLEEALEFSNKIGFPIIIRPAYTLGGKGGGIASNLEEFKKIVRSGLQASPITQCLIEKSIAGFKEVEYEMIRDHKGTCISVCNMENIDPVGVHTGDSIVVAPSQTLTDQDYHMLRSAAVKIVSALGVIGGCNIQLALDPKSKQYYVIEVNPRVSRSSALASKATGYPIAKIAAKLAVGYTLDELKNPLTMSTYASFEPALDYVVVKFPRWPFDKFNKADRKLGTKMKATGEVMAIERNLEAAIQKACDSLELDNIGTHLPELKDLSIDELKIVMNKTDDRRFFAVMELLRNGITIKEIHDQTEMDVYFLSVFQRIIDLEQQIQEKTISTLDAEFIATVKEKGFSDKTISFLLDAPEAEVRKARLDAGVKASYKYVDTCAAEFEARTNYFYSTYFGENEQPELTENKKILIIGSGPIRIGQGIEFDYSAVHGIKALKQLGYEAVMINNNPETVSTDFETADRLYFEPITLEQVLNIVDSEGIDSVIVQYGGQTAINLAEQLESAGIKLLGTDTETLDWLEDRDKFYQILDELSIPHAAGLTANNAEEALKGAKEIGFPMLLRPSYVIGGKGMVVVHNEETLVKLLAENTNMIYPVLIDQFVQGLEGEIDLISDGQDIFIPTYIEHVEPAGVHSGDSLAILPSQHLTDENKQVIESYASALVGKLNYRGIMNIQFLINEGTIYIVEVNPRASRTAPIISKVTGIPIIKHATNLLCGKKITELDITPAEPNKMVAVKYPVFSSHALHDVDITLGPEMKATGEGMCIGNSLEAIYRKIYTKDLENVRSIFFDLKDEEAEKTAKEAGLEVVTDEFEAWVEGEKGIFVSLIDSDEAKLARQQAIEKGMLLFTNLSTLNACLQAITAPDDDAFSIQEYLKPLVKNQ, encoded by the coding sequence ATGTCTAAAAATCAATCTATCAAGAAAATCGTTGTCATCGGGTCCGGCCCAATTGTTATTGGGCAGGCCGCAGAATTTGATTATGCAGGAACACAAGGATGCCTTGCCTTAAAAGAAGAAGGCTACCAAGTAGTGCTTGTTAATAACAATCCAGCAACCATAATGACAGATGAAGAATTTTCAGATGTTTTGTATTTTGAACCATTAACGGTTGAAAGTTTAACAAAAATAATTGATAAAGAAAAACCTGATGGCTTACTTGCATCTCTAGGTGGTCAAACAGGTCTTAACTTAGCGATGGAGCTTCATGAAGCTGGAGTTTTAGAGAAATATGGTGTTCAATTGCTGGGCACTTCAATTGAATCGATCCGTAAAGGTGAAGATCGAAATGAGTTCCGTCAATTAATGTATGATTTAAATGAGCCAATCCCTGAGAGCTCTATTGTAACTACATTGGAGGAGGCACTTGAATTTTCCAATAAAATTGGATTTCCAATTATCATCAGACCTGCCTATACACTGGGCGGGAAAGGCGGCGGGATTGCTTCAAATCTTGAAGAGTTTAAGAAGATCGTCAGAAGTGGATTGCAAGCAAGTCCGATTACCCAATGTTTAATTGAAAAAAGCATTGCAGGATTTAAAGAAGTAGAATATGAAATGATTCGTGATCATAAAGGAACATGTATTTCTGTATGTAATATGGAAAACATTGATCCTGTTGGTGTTCATACAGGGGACTCGATCGTTGTTGCACCATCACAAACATTAACAGACCAGGATTACCATATGCTAAGAAGTGCAGCAGTAAAGATTGTTTCGGCTCTTGGTGTGATCGGTGGATGTAACATTCAATTAGCTTTAGATCCTAAAAGCAAGCAATACTATGTTATTGAAGTAAATCCACGGGTCAGCAGATCATCTGCATTAGCATCAAAAGCTACTGGCTATCCTATTGCGAAAATTGCTGCTAAGCTTGCCGTAGGGTATACATTAGATGAATTAAAAAATCCTCTAACGATGAGCACGTACGCTAGCTTCGAGCCGGCTCTTGACTATGTTGTTGTGAAATTCCCGAGATGGCCTTTTGACAAGTTTAATAAGGCAGATCGTAAACTTGGAACAAAAATGAAGGCAACAGGGGAAGTTATGGCAATTGAACGTAATCTGGAGGCTGCTATTCAGAAGGCTTGTGACTCATTAGAACTGGATAATATCGGTACACATTTACCAGAGTTAAAAGATTTATCTATTGATGAACTAAAAATAGTCATGAATAAAACAGATGATCGCCGCTTCTTCGCGGTTATGGAACTGTTAAGAAATGGAATAACAATAAAAGAAATCCATGATCAAACTGAAATGGATGTGTATTTTCTTTCGGTATTCCAGCGAATCATCGATCTTGAACAGCAAATACAAGAAAAGACCATCTCAACACTTGATGCAGAATTCATCGCGACAGTGAAGGAAAAAGGTTTCTCTGATAAGACAATCTCCTTCTTACTAGATGCACCTGAAGCAGAAGTGAGAAAGGCTAGACTCGATGCAGGAGTAAAAGCATCCTATAAATATGTAGATACATGTGCGGCAGAATTCGAAGCTCGTACAAATTATTTCTATTCTACTTACTTTGGTGAAAATGAGCAGCCTGAATTAACGGAAAACAAAAAGATCTTAATCATTGGTTCAGGTCCAATACGTATCGGTCAAGGGATTGAATTTGACTATAGTGCTGTTCATGGTATTAAGGCGTTAAAGCAATTAGGCTATGAAGCGGTAATGATTAACAATAATCCGGAAACCGTAAGTACTGACTTTGAGACAGCAGACCGTTTATACTTTGAGCCTATCACACTTGAACAAGTGTTAAATATCGTTGATTCCGAGGGAATTGATTCTGTTATTGTTCAATATGGTGGACAGACAGCTATTAACCTTGCTGAACAATTAGAATCTGCAGGCATAAAGCTGCTGGGAACAGATACTGAAACATTGGATTGGTTGGAGGATCGAGACAAGTTCTATCAAATACTTGATGAATTATCGATCCCACATGCAGCTGGTTTAACAGCTAACAATGCAGAAGAAGCATTAAAAGGAGCTAAAGAAATTGGATTCCCTATGCTTCTAAGACCTTCATACGTTATTGGCGGAAAAGGCATGGTCGTTGTTCATAATGAAGAAACGTTAGTGAAGTTACTTGCGGAAAATACAAATATGATTTATCCAGTCCTTATTGATCAATTCGTGCAAGGACTTGAGGGTGAAATCGATCTTATCTCAGATGGTCAAGATATCTTTATTCCAACCTATATTGAGCATGTTGAGCCAGCCGGAGTTCACTCAGGAGACAGCTTGGCAATTCTTCCATCTCAACATCTAACAGATGAAAATAAACAGGTGATTGAAAGTTATGCAAGTGCGTTGGTTGGCAAGCTGAATTACCGTGGGATCATGAATATTCAATTCCTAATAAATGAGGGCACAATTTATATTGTGGAAGTAAACCCACGTGCGAGTAGAACAGCACCAATCATTAGTAAAGTAACAGGAATTCCGATTATTAAGCATGCTACTAATTTATTATGTGGTAAGAAAATAACAGAACTAGACATTACACCAGCAGAGCCTAATAAAATGGTGGCAGTGAAATATCCTGTATTCTCAAGTCATGCATTACATGATGTCGATATTACACTTGGACCGGAAATGAAGGCAACTGGTGAAGGAATGTGTATCGGAAATAGTTTAGAAGCTATTTATCGAAAGATCTATACAAAGGATTTAGAGAATGTAAGAAGTATCTTTTTCGATTTGAAAGATGAAGAAGCAGAAAAAACAGCAAAAGAAGCTGGACTTGAAGTTGTAACAGATGAGTTTGAAGCATGGGTTGAGGGAGAAAAAGGTATTTTCGTCTCTTTAATTGACAGTGATGAAGCGAAATTAGCACGCCAACAAGCGATTGAAAAAGGAATGCTTTTATTTACAAATCTTTCAACACTAAATGCTTGTTTACAAGCCATTACTGCACCTGATGATGATGCATTTTCAATTCAGGAATATTTAAAGCCTTTGGTGAAAAACCAATAA
- a CDS encoding alpha/beta fold hydrolase gives MTITERFFQIETEWNVIHLPFKPNGFGILIIGDRSDFVDDTTSFWHQHYGRNQLISDLMKQGYTLFHSNLYGNHWGSPRSVTMAKQLYHMVMKKEILNQRIHLLIDGMGGLTGLQLMQEIPEKIRSVAMMNPCLDLQAHLENEKEHKFFYKRLKKEISSAYGVDPRNLSSLNLPTLHNTSYHIPVRIWQKMNSTTYAPQDHSKKYEEMRSKAEHPIQLIYHLGDNLYRINQSIIRFYKENEKVL, from the coding sequence ATGACGATAACGGAACGCTTTTTTCAGATTGAGACAGAATGGAATGTCATCCATTTACCATTTAAGCCAAATGGGTTTGGAATTTTAATCATTGGCGATCGGTCTGATTTTGTTGATGATACTACCAGCTTTTGGCATCAGCATTATGGAAGAAATCAATTAATATCAGATTTGATGAAGCAAGGATATACACTCTTTCATTCGAATCTTTATGGAAACCATTGGGGTAGCCCTCGTTCAGTCACAATGGCGAAACAGCTGTACCATATGGTCATGAAAAAAGAAATATTAAATCAACGTATCCATCTGCTAATCGATGGGATGGGCGGATTAACAGGTTTACAATTAATGCAGGAAATTCCTGAAAAGATTCGTTCTGTCGCCATGATGAATCCTTGCCTTGACCTCCAAGCCCATCTTGAAAATGAAAAAGAACATAAATTCTTTTATAAGCGTTTGAAAAAGGAAATTTCCTCCGCATATGGTGTTGATCCAAGAAATCTTTCATCTTTAAATCTTCCGACACTTCACAATACAAGTTACCACATTCCTGTGAGAATTTGGCAAAAAATGAATAGCACTACCTATGCTCCACAAGATCACAGTAAAAAATATGAGGAAATGAGAAGTAAGGCGGAGCATCCTATTCAATTAATTTATCATCTTGGAGATAATCTGTATCGTATAAATCAATCAATTATAAGGTTTTATAAAGAAAATGAAAAGGTGTTATAA